The following are encoded together in the Glycine soja cultivar W05 chromosome 5, ASM419377v2, whole genome shotgun sequence genome:
- the LOC114412248 gene encoding putative invertase inhibitor produces the protein MMLQPSFLCFSFMFLITLPLGKSSTTLNVPKDIINQTCQKCANQSIILSYNLCSTSLPAVPVSHSANLEGLALVAMELALENVTSTLATIEKLLDSTSLDNFALGCLADCLELYSDAAWTIVNSVGVFLSGNYDVTRIWMSSVMEAASTCQQGFTGRGEASPLTQENYNLFQLCGIALCIIHLATPGVPSQLIHR, from the coding sequence ATGATGTTACAGCCTTCTTTCTTGTGCTTCTCTTTCATGTTTCTCATCACACTCCCTCTTGGAAAAAGCTCTACCACCTTGAATGTACCCAAGGACATAATCAATCAAACATGCCAAAAATGTGCCAACCAATCCATCATCTTGAGCTACAACCTATGCTCCACTTCTCTTCCGGCGGTTCCGGTGAGTCACTCCGCGAATCTCGAAGGGTTGGCGTTGGTTGCAATGGAGCTAGCACTAGAGAATGTGACTAGCACTTTGGCCACCATAGAGAAGCTATTAGACAGCACAAGCCTTGATAACTTTGCGCTGGGGTGCTTGGCAGATTGCTTGGAGCTGTACTCTGATGCAGCATGGACAATAGTGAATTCTGTAGGGGTTTTCCTCTCTGGGAACTATGATGTAACTAGGATTTGGATGAGTTCGGTTATGGAAGCAGCATCAACGTGCCAACAAGGTTTTACTGGGAGAGGTGAAGCTTCTCCTTTGACACAGGAGAACTATAATCTCTTTCAGTTGTGTGGTATTGCACTTTGCATTATTCATTTGGCCACACCTGGAGTACCTTCTCAATTAATCCACAGATAA
- the LOC114412249 gene encoding ras-related protein RABH1b-like, which translates to MAPVSALAKYKLVFLGDQSVGKTSIITRFMYDKFDNTYQATIGIDFLSKTMYLEDRTVRLQLWDTAGQERFRSLIPSYIRDSSVAVIVYDVASRQTFLNTSKWIEEVRSERGSDVIVVLVGNKTDLVDKRQVSTEEGEAKSRELNVMFIEASAKAGFNIKALFRKIAAALPGMETLSTTKQEDMVDVNLRSSGSHDSQPQSGGCSC; encoded by the exons ATGGCGCCAGTGTCGGCTCTCGCAAAGTACAAGCTGGTGTTCTTGGGTGATCAGTCCGTTGGGAAAACCAGCATCATCACTCGCTTCATGTACGACAAATTCGACAACACTTATCAG GCTACAATCGGTATCGATTTTCTGTCAAAAACTATGTATCTTGAAGATCGAACTGTTCGACTGCAGTTGTG GGATACAGCTGGACAGGAAAGATTTAGAAGTCTTATTCCAAGCTACATTAGGGACTCATCTGTTGCTGTCATTGTTTATGATGTTGCAA GCCGTCAGACTTTCCTAAACACATCAAAGTGGATTGAAGAGGTGCGCAGTGAAAGAGGCAGCGATGTTATTGTGGTTCTTGTTGGGAACAAAACTGATCTTGTGGATAAAAG GCAAGTCTCTACAGAGGAAGGGGAAGCAAAGTCCCGAGAGCTAAACGTTATGTTTATTGAGGCTAGTGCAAAAGCCGGCTTTAATATAAAG gCCCTCTTTCGAAAAATTGCTGCTGCATTACCCGGAATGGAAACACTATCTACAACAAAACAGGAAGATATGGTCGACGTGAACCTGAGGTCTTCTGGTAGCCATGATTCCCAACCTCAGTCAGGGGGATGTTCTTGCTGA